GCTGGGCGCGCAGGACTCCGAGGTCACCAAGGAGTTCCTGCTCACGCGCTGTCTGTCGATCGCGGGCGGGACCGAGCAGATCCTGCTCACCGTGGCCGGTGAGCGGATTCTGGGGCTGCCCCGTGACGCGGACAGCTAGCCCTACAGTCGATCGGGAGACAAGCGTGGACTTCACCAGGGACGAGGGCCAGGACGCCGTGGCCGAGGTCGTCGTGAGCTTGCTGGAACGTGAACCGGCGCGCGACATGCGGTTGTGGCCGAAGCTGGCCGACTCCGGCTTGCTCGTCGTCGCGCTGCCGGAGCGGTACGGCGGGGACGGCATGGGGCTGCTGGAGGTGTCGGCGCTGCTCACCGAGCTGGCTACCGATGCCGTGGCGGTTCCGGCGCTGCCGACGCTGGGCTTCGGCGTGCTGCCGGTGGTTGCCTGCGCGCCGGAGCGCGTGCAGGAGCTCGTGTTGCCCGGGGTCGCCGAAGGCGCCGTGCTCACCGCGGCGCTGAGCGAACCGGCGGCACCGTTCACCGTCAAGCCGGAGACGACCGCGATCGTCGACGGCGACACGGTGCGCGTCACCGGCCACAAGGTCGCCGTGCCGTACGCCGAGGAGGCGAGCTGGCTGCTCGTGCCGACCAACGCGGGCATCGCCGTGGTGGACGCCCAGGCCGACGGACTCACCCGCACGCCGACGCCGGTCTCCGGCGGCATCCCCGAGTGCACGGTGCGGCTGGACCAGGTGGAGATCCCCGCCGACCAGCTGTGGCCGGTCGGGCTCGCCGACCTGCACCGGCTGGCGCTCGCCTCGATCGGATCGGTAGCCGATGGATTGCTCAAAGGGGCGATCACGCTCACCGCCGAGCATCTGCGCACCCGTCACCAGTTCGGCAGGCCGCTGGCGGAGTTCCAGGCGGTGGCCCAGCAGATCGCGGATCTGTACGTCGTCTCGCGCACTCTGCACGTCGCCGCGGTTTCCGCGAACTGGGCTCTGGCGCAGGACGATGCGAGCCAGGAGCATCGCGAGCGCACCGACGACGATCTGGAGATCCTGGCCTACACGGTCGCCGGGGAATTGCCCGCGGCCATGCAGAAGTGTCATCACCTGCACGGCGGCCTCGGCGTCGACATGACCCACCCGATGCACCGCTACTACTCACAAGCCAAGGACATCGCTCGCTGGCTCGGCGGCGCGTCGTTCCGGCTCGACCGATTGGGGGCCAGATGTTCATCGACCTGACCATCGAGCAACGCCGGCTGCGCGACGAACTGCGCTCCTACTTCGCCGATCTCGTGACTCCCGCGGAGGAGGCCGAGATGGCGGTGAACCGGCACGGCGACGCCTACCGCGCCGTGGTGCGCCGGATGGGCCGCGACGGCTGGCTCGGCGTCGGCTGGCCCAAGGAATACGGCGGCCAGGGCTTCGGGCCGGTCGAGCAGCAGATCTTCTTCAACGAGGCGGTCCGGGCCGACGTCCCGCTGCCGCTGGTGACGCTGCTGACCGTCGGGCCCACCTTGCAGCAATTCGGCACGGACGAGCAGAAGCAGCGGTTCCTGCCCGGAATCCTGTCGGGGGACATTCATTTCGCGATCGGCTACTCCGAGCCGGAGGCGGGCACCGACCTGGCCGCGCTGCGCACCTCGGCGGTGCGTGACGAGTCCGGGGACTGGATCGTCAACGGGCAGAAGATCTTCACCACGGGCGCGCACGAGGCCGACTTCATCTGGCTGGCCTGCCGCACCGGCTCCACCGAGTCGCGCCACCGCGGCATCACGATCCTGATCGTGGACACCACCGATCCCGGCTACTCCTGGACGCCGATCATCACCTGCGACGGCGCCCACCACACCAACGCGACGTATTTCGACAACGTGCGCGTCCCGGCGAGCATGCTGGTCGGCGAGGAGAACCGGGGCTGGAAGCTGATCACGACGCAGCTCAACCACGAGCGGGTGAGCCTGGGTCCGTCCGGCAAGATCGAACAGCTCTACGACCGGGTGCGCGACTGGGCGCAACCGCGCGGCGTGCTCGCCGAATTGGACGTGCGGCGCGCGCTGGGCCGCATCCACGCCATGGTCCGGTTGAACGAGCTGCTGAACTGGCAGGTCGCCGGGACCGTGGACGGCGACCAGGCCCAGGTGATCGCCGACGCGTCCGCCACCAAGGTCTACTCCACCGAATCGCTCCAGGAGGCGGGCAGGCTCGCCGAGGAGATCGTCGGCCGCTACGGCGACCCGGCCGACCCGGCCACCGGCGAGCTGCTGACCTGGCTGGACCGCAGGACCAAGCAAAACCTCGTTGTCACCTTCGGTGGCGGCGTCAACGAAGTGATGCGTGAGCTGGTCGCCTCGTCCGGGCTGCGGCTGCCGCGAGTACCCCGATAACCAGTGAAGGAGCCGCGCGTGCCGGAAACCACTACTCCGGAAGCCATTCTCGCCGCAGCCGAAACGATCAAGGCGGCGGGTGCGTGCGCGCCCCGTTCCGGGCGCGATCCGGTGAACCAGCCGATGATCAACAACTGGGTCGAGGCGCTGGGCGACGCCAACCCGATCTACGTCGACGAACAGGCGGCGCGTGCGGCGGGACATCCCGGCATCGTCGCGCCGCCCGCCATGGCCCAGGTGTGGACCATGTTCGGGCTCAACGGCTCCAGGCCCGCCGACGACCCGATGGGGGCGGCCACGGAGCTGCTCGATGCCGCGGGTTACACCTCCGTGGTCGCCACGGACTGTCAGCAGACCTACCACCGCTATCTCAATGTCGGCGAGCAGGTCTCGGTCACCAGCACGCTGTCGGATATCCGTGGCCCGAAGCGCACCGCGCTGGGCGAGGGATGGTTCGTCACCTTCCAGACCAGCTGGCGGGTCGGCGACGAGGTGGTCGCCGAGATGCTGTTCCGGCTGCTGAAATTCGCTCCCGGCACCGCGGCGCCGAAACCCGCCGCGGGCGAGCGGGTCAAGCCGCTGGTTTCCTGGGACACCGAATTCTTCTGGGACGGAACCAAAGCCGGTGAGCTGCGCATCCAGCGGCTGCCGGACGGATCGCTGCGGCATCCGCCGATTCCCGCCATCTGGCAGGACAAGTCGAAACCGACCGACTACGTCGTCGCCTCCGGGCGCGGCACCGTGTTCAGTTACGTCGTGCATCACGCGCCGAAGGTGCCGGGGCGGCAGCTGCCGTTCGTGGTGGCGCTGGTCGAATTGGAGGAAGGCGTGCGCATGCTCGGTGAACTGCGCGGCATCGACCCCACCGAGGTGCGGGTCGGCCTGCCGGTGGAAGTGGGCTTCGAGAAGCTCGACGACGAGACGGTTCTGCCGGTCTGGCAGGTGGTCGCATGACCGCGGCCGTCGAACCGGACGCCGTGCGCGTCGGCACGGTGCTGCCCGAGCTGGTGATCCACGCCGATCCGACATTCGTGATCAGCACCGCACTGGCCACCAGGGACTTCCAGGACGTGCACCACGACCGGGACAAGGCCGTCGCCCGCGGTTCGAAGGACATCTTCGTCAACATCCTCACCGACACCGGCTTGGTGCAGCGGTTCGTCACCGATTGGGCGGGTCCGCGCGCCGTCGTCAAGTCGATCGCGCTGCGCTTGGGCGTGCCGCTGTACGCCGGGGACACGCTGACGCTGACCGGCACGGTGACCGCGCTGGAGGGCGACGACATCCACATCGCCGTGGTCGGCACGGACAGCCTCGGCGATCACATCACGGCCACGGCCGTCATCGCGTTGCGGAGGGCCGATGTCTGACCAGCGGATCTCCGGCCGGGCCGCCGTCGTCGGCATCGGCGCCACCGACTTCTCCAAGGACTCCGGGCGCAGCGAACTGCGCCTGGCCGCCGAGGCGGTCACCGCCGCACTGGCCGACGCGGGGCTGACGCCCGCCGACGTGGACGGCCTGACCACGTTCACCATGGACACCAACACCCAGGCCGCGGTCGCCAGGGCGGTCGGCATCCCGCAGCTGACCTTCTTCAGCCACATCGGTTACGGCGGCGGCGCGGCGTGCGCCACCATCCAGCAGGCCGCCATGGCGGTGGCCACCGGCATCGCCGACGTGGTCGTGGCCTATCGCGCGTTCAACGAGCGGTCGGTATCGCGGTTCGGGCAGTTCTCCACGGCGCTGGCCACCGCGCCCACTTCGTCGGGCATCGACGCGGGCTGGTCCTACCCGCAGGGGTTGGGGACGCCGGCCGCGCAGGTCGCGATGGTCGCCCGGCGCTACATGCACGTCTACGGAGCCACCAGCGAAGACTTCGGCCGGGTGGCCGTGGCCGACCGTAAACATGCCGCGGTGAACCCGGCCGCCTTCTTCTACGGCAAGCCGATCACCCTGGCGGACCACCAGAACTCCCGCTGGATCGCAGAGCCGCTGCATCTGCTGGACTGCTGCCAGGAGTCCGACGGCGGTGTGGCGATCGTGGTCACCAGCGTGGAGCGGGCCCGCGATCTGCCGCAGCGTCCCGCCGTGATCGCCGCGGCCGCGCAGGGTTCCGGCGCCGACCAGTACGTGATGACCAGCTACTACCGCGACGCCATGACCGGTCTTCCGGAGATGGGGCTGGTCGGTGAGCAGCTGTGGGCGCAGAGCGGATTGCGTCCGGAGGACATGCAGGCC
Above is a genomic segment from Nocardia sputorum containing:
- a CDS encoding acyl-CoA dehydrogenase family protein, which encodes MDFTRDEGQDAVAEVVVSLLEREPARDMRLWPKLADSGLLVVALPERYGGDGMGLLEVSALLTELATDAVAVPALPTLGFGVLPVVACAPERVQELVLPGVAEGAVLTAALSEPAAPFTVKPETTAIVDGDTVRVTGHKVAVPYAEEASWLLVPTNAGIAVVDAQADGLTRTPTPVSGGIPECTVRLDQVEIPADQLWPVGLADLHRLALASIGSVADGLLKGAITLTAEHLRTRHQFGRPLAEFQAVAQQIADLYVVSRTLHVAAVSANWALAQDDASQEHRERTDDDLEILAYTVAGELPAAMQKCHHLHGGLGVDMTHPMHRYYSQAKDIARWLGGASFRLDRLGARCSST
- a CDS encoding acyl-CoA dehydrogenase family protein; translated protein: MFIDLTIEQRRLRDELRSYFADLVTPAEEAEMAVNRHGDAYRAVVRRMGRDGWLGVGWPKEYGGQGFGPVEQQIFFNEAVRADVPLPLVTLLTVGPTLQQFGTDEQKQRFLPGILSGDIHFAIGYSEPEAGTDLAALRTSAVRDESGDWIVNGQKIFTTGAHEADFIWLACRTGSTESRHRGITILIVDTTDPGYSWTPIITCDGAHHTNATYFDNVRVPASMLVGEENRGWKLITTQLNHERVSLGPSGKIEQLYDRVRDWAQPRGVLAELDVRRALGRIHAMVRLNELLNWQVAGTVDGDQAQVIADASATKVYSTESLQEAGRLAEEIVGRYGDPADPATGELLTWLDRRTKQNLVVTFGGGVNEVMRELVASSGLRLPRVPR
- a CDS encoding bifunctional MaoC family dehydratase N-terminal/OB-fold nucleic acid binding domain-containing protein, with amino-acid sequence MPETTTPEAILAAAETIKAAGACAPRSGRDPVNQPMINNWVEALGDANPIYVDEQAARAAGHPGIVAPPAMAQVWTMFGLNGSRPADDPMGAATELLDAAGYTSVVATDCQQTYHRYLNVGEQVSVTSTLSDIRGPKRTALGEGWFVTFQTSWRVGDEVVAEMLFRLLKFAPGTAAPKPAAGERVKPLVSWDTEFFWDGTKAGELRIQRLPDGSLRHPPIPAIWQDKSKPTDYVVASGRGTVFSYVVHHAPKVPGRQLPFVVALVELEEGVRMLGELRGIDPTEVRVGLPVEVGFEKLDDETVLPVWQVVA
- a CDS encoding MaoC family dehydratase — encoded protein: MTAAVEPDAVRVGTVLPELVIHADPTFVISTALATRDFQDVHHDRDKAVARGSKDIFVNILTDTGLVQRFVTDWAGPRAVVKSIALRLGVPLYAGDTLTLTGTVTALEGDDIHIAVVGTDSLGDHITATAVIALRRADV
- a CDS encoding lipid-transfer protein, whose product is MSDQRISGRAAVVGIGATDFSKDSGRSELRLAAEAVTAALADAGLTPADVDGLTTFTMDTNTQAAVARAVGIPQLTFFSHIGYGGGAACATIQQAAMAVATGIADVVVAYRAFNERSVSRFGQFSTALATAPTSSGIDAGWSYPQGLGTPAAQVAMVARRYMHVYGATSEDFGRVAVADRKHAAVNPAAFFYGKPITLADHQNSRWIAEPLHLLDCCQESDGGVAIVVTSVERARDLPQRPAVIAAAAQGSGADQYVMTSYYRDAMTGLPEMGLVGEQLWAQSGLRPEDMQAAILYDHFTPFVLMQLEELGFCGRGEAKDFIAGGAIEIGGRLPLNTHGGQLGEAYIHGMNGIAEAVRQIRGTSVNPVSDLTNILVTAGTGVPTSGLVLTTG